The Flavobacterium jumunjinense genome includes a region encoding these proteins:
- a CDS encoding PDDEXK nuclease domain-containing protein — protein MIRTLQNKELFQQVVDLLQNARQQVLRTVNSTMVYTYFEIGRIIVEEEQNGKERAEYGKQLLKGLSEELKKEFGKGFSVDNLENMRKFYLTYSISEFLTRILQIQNSETLTRISENTISQSVNGELENQKTQTLISFFKLTWTHYVFLMRIDDEKERNFYEIESIKNNWSVRELKRQYDSALYTRLSLSRDKEGILKLSKEGQIIEKPKDIIKDPYILEFLGLPEMHQYSESDLEEQIINKLEHFLLELGQGFAFVARQKRITFDGKHFRIDLVFYNRILKSFVLIDLKIGELKHQDLGQMQMYVNYYDRNMRLEDENRTIGIVLCQNKSDLVVEYTLPENNEQIFASKYKTVLPTKEEFKRLIGN, from the coding sequence ATGATAAGAACACTTCAAAATAAAGAATTATTCCAACAAGTAGTTGATTTGTTACAAAATGCAAGACAACAAGTTTTGCGTACCGTAAATTCAACAATGGTTTATACTTATTTTGAAATAGGAAGAATCATTGTAGAAGAAGAACAAAATGGTAAAGAAAGAGCCGAATATGGTAAACAACTCTTAAAAGGACTTTCTGAAGAATTGAAGAAAGAGTTTGGTAAAGGTTTTTCGGTAGATAATTTAGAAAATATGAGAAAGTTTTATTTGACTTACTCAATTTCCGAGTTTTTGACTCGGATTTTACAAATTCAAAATTCCGAGACACTGACTCGGATTTCTGAAAATACAATTTCTCAGTCAGTTAACGGAGAATTAGAAAATCAAAAAACGCAGACACTGATTTCGTTTTTCAAATTAACTTGGACACATTATGTTTTCTTAATGAGAATTGATGACGAAAAAGAAAGAAACTTCTACGAAATCGAATCTATAAAAAACAATTGGAGCGTTAGAGAATTAAAAAGACAATATGATTCGGCATTGTATACTCGATTAAGTCTAAGTAGAGACAAAGAAGGTATTTTAAAACTTTCAAAAGAAGGACAAATTATTGAAAAGCCAAAAGATATTATCAAAGATCCTTATATATTAGAGTTTTTGGGTTTACCCGAAATGCATCAGTATTCGGAAAGTGATTTAGAAGAACAAATCATCAATAAATTAGAACATTTTCTATTAGAATTAGGTCAAGGATTTGCATTTGTTGCACGTCAAAAAAGAATTACTTTTGATGGGAAACATTTTAGAATCGATTTGGTTTTTTACAATCGAATCTTAAAGAGTTTTGTGCTTATTGATTTAAAAATAGGAGAATTAAAACATCAAGATTTAGGTCAGATGCAAATGTACGTTAATTATTACGACAGAAATATGCGTTTAGAAGATGAAAACAGAACCATAGGAATCGTATTGTGTCAGAATAAAAGTGATTTAGTGGTAGAATATACTTTACCAGAAAACAACGAACAAATTTTTGCGAGTAAGTACAAAACAGTTTTACCAACTAAAGAAGAATTTAAACGATTGATTGGGAATTAA
- a CDS encoding helix-turn-helix domain-containing protein: protein MLTIFIAQPNQIIKREELTKKVWEDNGVFVGRSLDTYISKLRIKLKADESVKLINIHGVGYKLEID, encoded by the coding sequence TTGTTAACTATTTTTATTGCCCAACCCAATCAAATTATTAAAAGGGAAGAATTGACTAAAAAAGTTTGGGAAGACAATGGTGTGTTTGTAGGAAGAAGTTTGGATACTTATATTTCAAAACTTCGTATTAAATTAAAAGCGGACGAATCTGTCAAATTAATAAATATTCATGGAGTAGGGTATAAGTTAGAGATTGATTAA
- a CDS encoding heavy-metal-associated domain-containing protein codes for MKKSLLKILIAITVLLSTTINAQTKNTKTEEVKVSGNCGMCKKTIEKAGNIKDIATVVWNKETKILIVTYDESKTNKEEIAKRIAKAGYDSELVKAKDEDYDNLPGCCQYDRE; via the coding sequence ATGAAAAAATCATTATTAAAAATATTGATAGCAATCACTGTATTGTTATCAACAACGATAAACGCACAAACAAAAAACACAAAAACTGAGGAAGTGAAAGTTTCAGGGAATTGTGGAATGTGTAAAAAAACGATAGAAAAAGCAGGAAACATCAAAGATATTGCTACAGTAGTATGGAACAAAGAAACTAAAATATTAATAGTAACTTATGATGAATCTAAAACAAATAAAGAAGAAATAGCAAAGCGTATAGCTAAAGCTGGATATGATTCAGAACTTGTAAAAGCAAAAGATGAGGATTACGATAACCTTCCAGGATGTTGTCAGTATGACCGTGAGTAA
- a CDS encoding DNA gyrase/topoisomerase IV subunit A — protein MNEDEENTNPEENNDSLNESNEKEGFDDIKASGHNFYENNENPEDTITKVTGMYKDWFLDYASYVILERAVPAIEDGFKPVQRRIMHSMKELDDGRYNKVANIVGHTMQYHPHGDASIGDAMVQIGQKELIIDMQGNWGNILTGDSAAASRYIEARISKFGHDVLYSPKITEWGTSYDGRRAEPVNLPVKFPLLLAQGAEGIAVGLSTKVLPHNFNELIDSSIKILKGKPFTLYPDFPTAGIADVSNYNDGLRGGRVRVRAKIAQLDKSTLVITQIPFSTNTSTLIDSILKANDKGKIKVKKIEDNTAADVEILIHLPSGVSPDKTIDALYAFTACETSIAPLGCVIENNKPLFIGVSDMLKISTDRTVELLKRELEIQLEELENKWHFSTLEKIFIREEMYIDFKLYSDRESLYEYLYKKFEPFRALLVRDIHDEDLQKLTQIPMIRITRFDSDKADEAIAKLEAEMERIRHDLANIIDFSIAFFTTLKEKYGKGKERQTELRSFDTIEATKVALRNTKLYVNKAEGFLGTGLKKDEYVADCSDIDDVIVFLRDGRMVITKVDDKKFIGKDIIHIAIFDKNDKRTIYNVIYRDGKSGASFVKRFNVSAITRDKEYHVSQEKPGSQILYFSSNPNGEAEVVTILLRQVGSVKKLKWDLDFSDILIKGRSSKGNTVSKYPIKKIELKEKGISTLRPRKIWFDDTVQRLNTDGRGELLGEFKPNDRLLIINQSGKLKTIIPELTTHFDSDMIVLEKWKPTKPISAIYYDGEKERYYLKRFLVENESREETFITEHEKSQLEIVSTDWRPMAEVIFSKVKGVQKETLEVNLEEFIAVKGIKALGNQLTTDKVKQVNLLEPLPFEEPVEPEPEKMEVKDENNISESINTELDDDGQITLSLD, from the coding sequence ATGAACGAAGACGAAGAAAATACAAACCCAGAAGAAAACAACGATTCGTTAAACGAGTCTAATGAAAAGGAAGGCTTTGACGATATAAAAGCATCAGGACATAATTTTTATGAAAACAACGAAAATCCAGAAGATACCATTACGAAAGTAACAGGTATGTATAAAGATTGGTTTTTAGACTATGCCTCCTATGTAATTCTAGAACGTGCTGTTCCAGCTATTGAAGACGGTTTTAAACCAGTGCAACGTCGTATCATGCATTCTATGAAAGAATTAGATGATGGACGTTACAATAAAGTAGCAAATATCGTTGGTCACACCATGCAGTATCATCCTCATGGAGATGCAAGTATTGGAGATGCAATGGTGCAAATCGGACAGAAAGAACTAATCATAGACATGCAAGGTAACTGGGGTAATATCCTTACCGGGGATAGTGCTGCTGCTTCTCGTTATATTGAAGCACGTATTTCTAAATTTGGTCACGATGTATTGTATTCCCCTAAAATTACCGAATGGGGAACTTCATATGATGGTCGTAGAGCAGAACCTGTAAACTTACCAGTTAAGTTTCCATTGCTTTTAGCACAAGGAGCAGAAGGTATTGCTGTAGGTTTATCTACCAAAGTATTGCCACATAATTTTAATGAACTTATTGACAGTTCTATAAAAATACTAAAAGGGAAACCGTTTACATTGTATCCTGATTTCCCTACTGCGGGTATTGCAGATGTGTCTAATTATAATGATGGATTACGCGGTGGTCGTGTGCGTGTGCGTGCTAAAATTGCACAATTGGATAAATCTACTTTAGTAATTACTCAAATTCCTTTTTCAACCAATACATCAACATTGATTGATAGTATTTTAAAAGCAAATGATAAAGGGAAAATTAAAGTTAAAAAGATTGAAGACAACACAGCTGCTGATGTTGAAATCTTAATTCATCTTCCATCAGGTGTTTCGCCAGATAAAACAATAGATGCATTATATGCTTTTACCGCATGTGAAACGTCTATTGCTCCATTAGGTTGTGTCATAGAAAATAACAAACCTTTGTTTATTGGCGTTTCCGATATGTTGAAAATTTCAACAGACAGAACAGTTGAATTATTAAAGAGAGAGCTTGAGATTCAATTAGAAGAATTAGAAAACAAATGGCATTTCTCTACTTTAGAAAAAATATTCATTCGAGAAGAAATGTATATTGATTTCAAATTATATTCCGACAGAGAATCATTATACGAATACCTATATAAGAAATTCGAACCTTTTAGAGCATTATTAGTTCGAGATATTCATGATGAAGATTTGCAAAAGTTAACTCAAATTCCAATGATTCGTATTACACGTTTTGACTCCGATAAGGCAGATGAGGCCATTGCTAAACTGGAAGCTGAAATGGAACGTATTAGACATGATTTGGCTAATATTATAGATTTTTCAATTGCATTTTTCACAACATTAAAGGAAAAATATGGGAAAGGTAAAGAACGTCAAACTGAATTAAGAAGTTTCGATACTATTGAAGCTACCAAAGTAGCTCTAAGAAATACAAAACTCTATGTTAATAAAGCAGAAGGGTTTTTAGGAACAGGACTTAAGAAAGACGAGTACGTTGCCGATTGTTCCGATATTGATGATGTGATTGTTTTTCTACGTGATGGAAGAATGGTAATAACCAAAGTAGATGATAAGAAATTTATAGGGAAAGACATTATTCATATAGCAATTTTCGATAAAAACGACAAGCGTACTATATATAATGTTATTTATCGTGATGGAAAATCGGGAGCTTCATTCGTAAAACGTTTTAATGTTTCTGCAATAACAAGAGACAAAGAATACCATGTTTCCCAAGAAAAACCAGGGTCACAAATTCTCTATTTCTCATCAAATCCAAATGGAGAAGCAGAAGTAGTTACTATTTTATTGAGACAAGTTGGAAGCGTTAAAAAACTGAAATGGGATTTAGATTTCTCTGATATTTTAATAAAAGGAAGAAGTTCCAAAGGAAATACAGTTTCAAAATACCCTATTAAGAAAATCGAGTTGAAAGAAAAAGGAATTTCAACACTTCGTCCACGTAAAATTTGGTTTGATGATACAGTTCAACGATTAAATACAGACGGAAGAGGAGAATTATTAGGAGAATTTAAGCCAAACGATAGATTATTAATAATCAATCAATCAGGGAAATTAAAAACGATAATTCCAGAATTAACAACGCATTTTGATTCAGATATGATTGTATTGGAGAAATGGAAACCAACAAAACCAATTTCTGCAATATATTATGATGGAGAAAAAGAACGCTATTATTTGAAACGATTCCTTGTTGAAAACGAAAGTAGAGAAGAAACTTTTATTACAGAACACGAAAAATCGCAGTTAGAAATTGTTTCTACAGATTGGCGACCAATGGCTGAAGTCATTTTTTCAAAAGTGAAAGGAGTGCAAAAAGAAACTCTAGAAGTAAATTTAGAAGAATTTATTGCAGTGAAAGGTATAAAAGCTTTAGGAAACCAATTAACGACAGACAAAGTAAAACAAGTTAATTTATTAGAACCGTTACCATTTGAAGAACCTGTTGAACCAGAGCCAGAAAAAATGGAAGTGAAAGATGAAAATAATATCTCTGAAAGCATTAATACTGAACTAGATGATGACGGTCAAATAACCTTAAGTTTAGATTAA
- a CDS encoding DNA topoisomerase IV subunit B, producing MLEQDQYTEDNIRSLDWKEHIRMRPGMYIGKLGDGSSPDDGIYILLKEVMDNCIDEFVMGAGKTIEVTIKDKLVTVRDYGRGIPLGKVIDVVSKMNTGGKYDSKAFKKSVGLNGVGTKAVNALSNFFRVESVRDNQQKAAEFSAGNLTSEEEVIETTKRKGTKVSFIADDTIFKNYKFRNEYIIKMLKNYCYLNRGLTIIYNGEKFVSEHGLKDLLEENIAEEDMVYPIIHLEGEDIEIAITHSKTQYSEEYHSFVNGQNTTQGGTHLSAFREAIVRAIKEFYNKSFEASDVRKSIVSAVAIKVEEPVFESQTKTKLGSTDIGPEGPTVRTFINDFIKTKLDNFLHKNPEVADALLRKILQAERERKELSGIRKLAKDRAKKANLHNKKLRDCRVHLADVKNPRSLESTLFITEGDSASGSITKSRDVNTQAVFSLRGKPLNSYGMSKKIVYENEEFNLLQAALNIEEDMGDLRYNNIVIATDADVDGMHIRLLLITFFLQFFPELIKDGHLYILQTPLFRVRNKKETIYCYTEEERKDAIEKLKPKPEITRFKGLGEISPDEFKFFIGEDIRLDPVMLDKGTTIEKLLEFYMGKNTPDRQEFIINNLKVELDVIEKE from the coding sequence ATGTTAGAGCAAGATCAATATACCGAAGACAATATACGTTCCCTCGATTGGAAAGAGCATATTCGTATGCGTCCAGGAATGTACATTGGAAAACTAGGAGATGGTTCATCACCCGATGATGGTATTTATATACTTCTTAAAGAAGTTATGGATAACTGTATCGATGAATTTGTAATGGGTGCTGGAAAAACCATAGAAGTAACCATAAAAGATAAATTGGTAACCGTTCGCGATTACGGACGTGGAATTCCACTTGGAAAAGTGATAGATGTGGTTTCCAAGATGAATACTGGAGGTAAATATGACTCGAAAGCCTTTAAAAAATCAGTAGGTTTAAATGGAGTAGGTACAAAAGCAGTAAATGCACTCTCTAATTTCTTTAGAGTAGAATCAGTTCGTGATAATCAACAAAAAGCTGCTGAATTTTCTGCGGGTAATCTAACTTCTGAAGAAGAAGTAATAGAAACCACAAAACGAAAAGGTACAAAAGTGTCTTTTATTGCCGATGATACAATTTTTAAAAATTATAAGTTTCGTAATGAGTACATCATTAAGATGCTTAAGAATTACTGTTATTTAAATCGTGGTTTAACCATCATTTATAACGGTGAGAAATTTGTTTCGGAACATGGTTTAAAAGATTTATTAGAAGAGAATATTGCAGAAGAAGATATGGTATATCCAATCATTCATCTTGAAGGTGAGGATATCGAAATAGCAATTACACATAGTAAAACTCAATATTCAGAAGAATATCATTCTTTTGTAAACGGACAAAATACAACGCAAGGTGGAACACATTTAAGTGCGTTTCGTGAAGCAATAGTAAGAGCTATAAAAGAATTCTATAATAAAAGTTTTGAGGCTTCCGATGTAAGAAAATCGATTGTTTCCGCAGTAGCTATTAAAGTTGAAGAACCCGTTTTTGAATCGCAAACAAAAACAAAGTTAGGTTCTACAGATATTGGTCCAGAAGGTCCAACAGTTCGTACTTTCATAAACGATTTTATTAAAACGAAATTAGATAATTTTCTACATAAAAACCCTGAAGTTGCAGATGCTTTATTGCGTAAGATATTACAAGCAGAACGCGAAAGAAAAGAACTTTCAGGAATTCGTAAATTAGCAAAAGACAGAGCCAAAAAAGCTAATTTACACAATAAAAAACTACGCGATTGTCGTGTGCATTTAGCGGATGTTAAAAATCCAAGAAGTTTAGAAAGTACACTTTTTATTACTGAGGGGGATTCGGCTTCGGGTTCGATTACAAAATCACGAGATGTAAATACACAAGCAGTATTTAGTTTGCGTGGTAAGCCTTTGAATTCTTACGGAATGAGTAAGAAAATTGTTTATGAAAATGAAGAATTCAATTTATTACAAGCCGCTTTAAATATTGAGGAAGACATGGGCGATTTGCGATACAATAACATTGTAATTGCAACCGATGCCGATGTCGATGGAATGCACATTCGTTTGTTATTGATTACTTTTTTCTTGCAGTTTTTTCCTGAGTTAATAAAAGACGGTCACTTGTATATTCTACAAACGCCATTGTTCCGTGTGAGAAATAAAAAAGAAACGATATATTGTTATACTGAAGAAGAAAGGAAAGACGCTATTGAGAAATTGAAACCAAAACCAGAGATAACACGATTTAAAGGTTTGGGAGAAATTTCTCCCGATGAGTTCAAGTTCTTCATTGGAGAAGATATTCGATTAGATCCTGTAATGTTAGACAAGGGAACTACAATTGAAAAATTATTGGAATTCTACATGGGTAAAAATACACCAGACAGACAAGAGTTCATTATCAATAATTTGAAAGTAGAGTTAGATGTGATCGAGAAAGAGTAA
- a CDS encoding peptidylprolyl isomerase PrsA family protein → MKKRNLFLSILIMLISLIFNACNETKRQEIEKEERIIKKDFSKSMSFKYDDISEVIIYSFPDKEFIKQIDGYLRKDINFNTDVQLSNDFIKERIVLSENQKTELFNLIAKDSCNSDQLIADCYNPRHQIVFKDKKDNVIGDIEICFSCGNIENSKSIGEAKYYCLEDMRLFFWNVGIKYFINDDHSGIQTEEDQKEIERIYRTLPKKVNK, encoded by the coding sequence ATGAAGAAAAGGAATCTGTTTTTGTCTATTTTAATTATGCTAATAAGTTTGATTTTTAATGCATGTAATGAAACAAAAAGACAAGAAATTGAAAAGGAAGAAAGAATAATAAAAAAAGATTTTTCTAAATCAATGTCATTCAAGTATGATGATATAAGCGAAGTCATAATATACTCTTTTCCTGATAAGGAATTTATAAAACAAATTGATGGATATTTAAGAAAAGACATAAACTTTAATACAGATGTTCAATTGTCAAATGATTTTATAAAAGAAAGAATAGTTTTAAGCGAAAATCAAAAAACAGAATTATTCAATCTAATAGCTAAAGATTCTTGTAATTCAGATCAATTAATAGCAGATTGTTATAATCCTAGGCATCAAATAGTTTTTAAAGATAAAAAGGATAATGTTATAGGAGATATTGAAATATGTTTTTCTTGTGGAAATATTGAGAATTCAAAAAGTATTGGAGAAGCAAAATATTATTGTTTAGAAGATATGAGATTGTTTTTTTGGAATGTTGGAATAAAATATTTCATTAACGACGATCATTCTGGCATACAAACAGAAGAAGATCAAAAAGAAATTGAAAGAATATACAGGACATTACCGAAAAAAGTAAATAAATAA
- a CDS encoding winged helix family transcriptional regulator — MNNYIKYSCRFLVIFGLFSCMISCSKESNEDASAMVKVALRNVGHQLLSINQDSISVVKPIVKIENSQYQLSFEEQLEINPDSLIVFLKNSFQKANLPQHYLVEVLQCKDNEVAYSFQMKQNIEKGIVPCRGRQLKKDCYLINVRFAKRIETNCSYSYIWLVSIFLFGIFGIITFFYFKRKTKVSSEENSESFTFIGTYKFYPEQNKLIKEAVRSVFPKKNVNC; from the coding sequence ATGAATAACTATATCAAATATTCCTGTAGATTTTTAGTCATTTTCGGATTGTTTTCTTGTATGATTTCCTGTTCAAAGGAATCAAATGAAGATGCTTCTGCAATGGTGAAAGTTGCATTACGTAATGTGGGCCATCAATTACTATCAATCAATCAAGATTCTATATCAGTAGTAAAGCCAATAGTGAAGATAGAGAATTCACAATACCAATTATCTTTTGAAGAACAGTTGGAGATAAATCCAGATAGTCTGATTGTTTTTCTGAAAAATAGTTTTCAAAAAGCAAATCTACCACAACACTATTTGGTTGAAGTGTTGCAATGTAAGGACAACGAAGTCGCTTATAGTTTTCAAATGAAGCAAAATATAGAAAAAGGCATCGTTCCTTGTAGAGGAAGACAGTTAAAAAAAGACTGCTACCTTATAAATGTTCGATTTGCCAAAAGAATTGAGACGAATTGCAGTTATTCTTATATTTGGCTTGTCTCTATTTTCTTGTTTGGTATTTTTGGAATCATAACATTTTTTTATTTCAAACGAAAAACTAAAGTTTCTTCAGAAGAAAATTCCGAAAGTTTTACATTTATTGGTACATATAAGTTCTATCCAGAACAAAATAAACTGATTAAAGAAGCTGTGAGATCAGTCTTTCCAAAAAAGAATGTGAATTGTTAA